A part of Terriglobia bacterium genomic DNA contains:
- a CDS encoding citrate lyase subunit alpha (citrate-ACP transferase, the alpha subunit catalyzes the formation of (3S)-citryl-CoA from acetyl-CoA and citrate) produces MSTTASSIELVTNAAGRVVPTNVNGAPQRPYAGVNNDHPQGRKAAQPIRTAADYPRNGDKRVADLETALRQCGLSDGMTISTHHHLRDGDQVALWALQTAAKMGRRELMWFPSASFPAHAPVIELMEAGNVHHIEGSMNGPLGDYCTQGRMRGMGVLRSHGGRWQAIQDGEVHIDIAVIAAPTADAFGNANGSHGPSACGSLGFALADSMYADRVIVVTDNLVEFPCVPWQIQGNNVDCVVPVDSIGDPAKIVSGTTQITRSPDRLLIAQYVAQFVRDAGIMRPGFSFQAGAGGIALAFADYLRRYMKQSGVRARFVRGGSTRYLVELLKEGLTDYILDGQTFDLDAVRSIASDPRHVPTSPFTSYNYHGKGFFNSLVDVVVLGATEVDVNFNANVVTHSDGRLLHGIGGWQNCLFAGCTILAVPSFRDRIPVIVDQVTTLTGPGELIDVVVTERGIAINPRRKDLLDAMKGSSLPIRPIQEMQREIEKICGGKPQKPRLTEKPVAVVKWVDGTVLDTVWQVRT; encoded by the coding sequence ATGAGCACCACCGCGAGTTCGATTGAACTGGTCACCAACGCCGCCGGACGTGTGGTGCCGACGAACGTGAATGGCGCGCCGCAGCGGCCGTACGCGGGCGTCAACAACGATCATCCGCAGGGACGCAAGGCCGCGCAGCCGATCCGCACTGCCGCCGATTACCCGAGGAACGGCGACAAGCGCGTCGCGGATCTCGAAACCGCGTTGCGCCAATGCGGGCTGAGCGACGGGATGACCATCTCGACGCACCATCACCTGCGCGACGGTGACCAGGTTGCGCTGTGGGCGCTGCAGACGGCGGCGAAGATGGGCAGGCGCGAGCTGATGTGGTTTCCGAGCGCGTCATTTCCCGCGCACGCGCCGGTCATCGAGCTGATGGAAGCCGGCAACGTGCATCACATCGAGGGCTCGATGAACGGGCCGCTGGGCGACTACTGCACGCAGGGGCGGATGCGCGGCATGGGCGTGCTGCGCTCGCACGGCGGGCGCTGGCAGGCGATCCAGGACGGCGAGGTGCACATTGATATCGCGGTGATTGCCGCGCCCACCGCCGACGCGTTCGGCAACGCCAACGGATCGCACGGGCCGTCCGCCTGCGGGTCGCTGGGGTTCGCGCTGGCGGATTCGATGTACGCCGACCGTGTGATCGTGGTCACCGATAACCTGGTCGAGTTCCCCTGCGTGCCGTGGCAGATCCAGGGCAACAACGTGGATTGCGTGGTGCCGGTGGATTCGATCGGCGACCCGGCGAAGATCGTGTCGGGCACAACGCAGATTACGCGCTCGCCCGACCGGCTGCTGATCGCGCAGTACGTGGCGCAGTTCGTGCGCGACGCGGGCATCATGCGCCCGGGCTTCTCGTTCCAGGCAGGAGCGGGCGGCATCGCGCTGGCGTTCGCGGATTATCTGCGGCGGTACATGAAGCAGAGCGGCGTGCGGGCGCGGTTCGTGCGCGGCGGCTCCACCCGCTACCTGGTCGAACTGCTCAAGGAAGGGCTTACCGATTACATCCTAGACGGGCAGACCTTCGACCTGGACGCGGTGCGCTCCATCGCCAGCGATCCGCGGCATGTGCCCACCTCGCCGTTCACCTCGTACAACTACCACGGCAAGGGATTTTTCAATTCCCTGGTGGACGTGGTGGTGCTGGGCGCGACCGAGGTGGACGTGAACTTCAACGCCAACGTGGTGACCCACTCCGACGGCCGCCTGCTGCACGGCATCGGCGGCTGGCAGAACTGCCTGTTCGCGGGGTGCACCATCCTGGCAGTGCCCTCGTTCCGCGATCGCATTCCGGTGATTGTGGACCAGGTGACAACGCTCACCGGGCCGGGCGAGCTGATCGATGTTGTCGTCACCGAGCGCGGGATCGCAATCAACCCGCGGCGCAAAGACCTGCTGGATGCGATGAAAGGCTCCTCCCTTCCCATTCGTCCAATCCAGGAAATGCAGCGCGAGATTGAGAAGATCTGCGGCGGCAAACCGCAGAAGCCGCGCCTGACCGAGAAGCCCGTCGCGGTGGTGAAGTGGGTGGACGGCACGGTGCTGGACACGGTGTGGCAAGTCCGCACCTGA